The following coding sequences lie in one Streptomyces sp. NBC_00464 genomic window:
- a CDS encoding 4'-phosphopantetheinyl transferase family protein — MSGNVILGGSAGPGEPGRPAPVKLWFCTNEELAAEFAETLADAWLDAPERELAERFLFEQDRHQYVIAHLLVRRVLALETGVPESEAVIWRSTRGRPFFRRPPEGMLRGGHKLDFNLSHTHGHNLLGMVRAHRIGVDVERLDRGARGLNTIVDTFAPQERHWVTQVPPGRPRDRRVLRLWTLKEAYSKALGLGLGLPFDSFVFELAEDDGVLGFQPPDNAVEGAQRWRFLELEPAPDILAAVAVIIDPGAPAVLQLYHGFPWSRGVPQLIALPEPARILV, encoded by the coding sequence ATGAGCGGAAACGTAATCCTGGGCGGGTCCGCCGGACCCGGTGAGCCGGGCCGCCCCGCGCCGGTCAAGCTGTGGTTCTGCACCAACGAGGAACTGGCCGCCGAGTTCGCCGAGACCCTGGCCGACGCCTGGCTGGACGCGCCGGAGCGCGAGCTCGCCGAGCGGTTCCTGTTCGAGCAGGACCGCCACCAGTACGTCATCGCGCACCTCCTGGTGCGGCGCGTGCTGGCGTTGGAGACGGGCGTGCCCGAGTCGGAGGCTGTGATCTGGCGTTCGACCCGCGGTCGGCCGTTCTTCCGCAGGCCCCCCGAAGGGATGCTGCGAGGCGGCCACAAACTGGACTTCAACCTGTCCCACACCCATGGGCACAACCTGCTCGGCATGGTGCGCGCCCACCGGATCGGCGTGGACGTGGAACGCCTGGACCGTGGCGCCCGGGGGCTGAACACCATCGTCGACACCTTCGCGCCGCAGGAGCGGCACTGGGTGACGCAGGTCCCGCCCGGCCGCCCGCGCGACCGGCGGGTGCTGCGCCTGTGGACGCTCAAGGAGGCGTATTCCAAGGCGCTCGGGCTGGGGCTCGGCCTGCCCTTCGACTCATTCGTCTTCGAGCTGGCCGAGGACGACGGAGTGCTCGGATTCCAGCCCCCCGACAACGCCGTCGAGGGCGCCCAGCGATGGCGGTTCCTGGAACTGGAACCGGCGCCCGACATCCTGGCCGCCGTCGCGGTGATCATCGACCCGGGGGCGCCCGCGGTGCTCCAGCTGTACCACGGCTTCCCCTGGAGCAGGGGCGTGCCGCAGCTCATCGCCCTGCCCGAACCGGCGCGGATCCTCGTGTGA
- a CDS encoding lysine N(6)-hydroxylase/L-ornithine N(5)-oxygenase family protein, with protein sequence MGITGRRHQEIYDLVGIGFGPSNLSLAIALEEHGASAAQHPVKSHFFERQPTFGWHRNMLLPSTTMQISFLKDLVTFRNPLSRFSFVSYLHAANRLVQFVNNQDFFPTRHEFHQYLEWAAAGLDNQVTYGAEVISIRPVAENGAKAPDLLEIEVRESDGSTQVVTARNVAISTGLVPRLPEGMTADERVWHSSEFLGRFNAHAPEDLRSVAVVGAGQSAAEITRFLYDSLPHAQVSAVIPSYGYSVADDTPFANQVFDPGAVDEYFFGTDQARDAFWRYHRNTNYSVVDADVIRSLYQRAYDEEVRDSRRLHFRNLTRVTEVKPAGNGKRVVLRSLLDGRTEELGVDALVFATGYDCVDPARLLGDFDQLFQRDAAGRHRVERDYRLVPASGLTCGVYLQGGTEHSHGLSSALLSNIAVRSGEIADSIMLGRAERELERPVEEATATA encoded by the coding sequence ATGGGCATAACGGGCAGGCGCCATCAAGAGATCTACGACTTGGTCGGAATCGGGTTCGGCCCGTCCAACCTCTCGCTCGCGATCGCGTTGGAGGAGCATGGGGCGAGCGCTGCACAGCATCCGGTCAAGTCCCATTTCTTCGAGCGGCAGCCCACCTTCGGCTGGCACCGAAACATGTTGCTGCCGTCGACAACCATGCAGATTTCGTTCCTGAAGGACCTGGTGACCTTCAGGAACCCGCTGTCCCGGTTCAGCTTCGTCTCGTATCTGCACGCCGCGAACCGGCTGGTGCAGTTCGTGAACAACCAGGACTTCTTTCCGACCCGGCACGAATTCCACCAGTACCTGGAGTGGGCGGCCGCAGGCCTCGACAACCAGGTCACTTACGGAGCCGAGGTCATCTCGATCCGGCCCGTCGCCGAGAACGGAGCCAAAGCGCCCGACCTTCTCGAGATCGAGGTGCGCGAAAGCGACGGCAGCACCCAGGTGGTCACCGCACGCAACGTGGCCATCTCGACGGGCCTGGTACCGCGTCTGCCGGAGGGCATGACGGCCGACGAACGGGTGTGGCACAGCTCGGAGTTCCTGGGCAGATTCAACGCACACGCGCCTGAGGACCTCAGGAGCGTGGCGGTGGTCGGCGCCGGCCAGAGCGCGGCCGAGATCACCCGGTTCCTCTACGACTCGCTGCCGCACGCCCAGGTCTCCGCGGTCATCCCGTCGTACGGCTACTCCGTCGCCGACGACACCCCCTTCGCCAACCAGGTGTTCGATCCCGGCGCGGTCGACGAGTACTTCTTCGGGACCGATCAGGCGAGGGACGCGTTCTGGCGTTATCACCGCAACACCAACTACTCGGTGGTCGACGCCGACGTCATCCGCTCGCTGTACCAACGCGCGTACGACGAGGAGGTGCGCGACAGCCGACGGCTGCACTTCCGCAACCTGACCAGGGTCACCGAGGTCAAGCCCGCCGGCAACGGAAAGCGGGTGGTCCTGCGCTCGCTGCTCGACGGCCGGACGGAGGAACTGGGCGTCGACGCACTGGTCTTCGCCACCGGCTACGACTGCGTGGACCCGGCGCGCCTGCTCGGCGACTTCGACCAGCTCTTCCAGCGTGACGCGGCGGGCAGGCACCGGGTGGAGCGCGACTACCGTCTCGTCCCCGCGTCGGGACTGACCTGCGGGGTCTATCTCCAGGGCGGCACCGAGCACAGCCACGGTCTGTCGTCCGCGCTGCTGTCGAACATCGCCGTACGCAGCGGCGAGATCGCCGATTCGATCATGCTGGGGCGCGCCGAGCGGGAGCTGGAACGCCCCGTGGAGGAAGCGACCGCGACCGCCTGA
- a CDS encoding FMN-binding negative transcriptional regulator — MFVPSFYREPENSWMVDLIRDNPLALSVANGTDEDGPFATHLPVIFDPETAADWSGELPGVTLLGHMNRANPHWAALETGGVLLLTFTGPHSYVSPTVYEVTPAAPTWNFTAVHVRGVVEKIDSAEETLGVVQSTVRAFEGAFGNGWDMDGSLDYFRKILPGVGAFRLKVTGAEGMFKLSQEQPGEVRARVQEAFGQSACTYRRETAELIGRLS; from the coding sequence ATGTTCGTTCCCAGCTTTTACCGTGAGCCGGAAAATTCATGGATGGTCGACCTGATCCGTGATAATCCACTGGCGCTTTCGGTGGCCAACGGCACTGACGAGGACGGTCCCTTCGCCACGCATCTGCCGGTCATCTTCGACCCCGAAACGGCCGCTGACTGGTCCGGCGAGCTGCCCGGGGTCACGCTGCTCGGGCACATGAACCGGGCGAACCCGCACTGGGCGGCGCTGGAGACGGGCGGCGTCCTGCTGCTGACGTTCACCGGTCCGCATTCCTATGTGTCGCCCACGGTGTACGAGGTGACCCCGGCCGCCCCGACGTGGAACTTCACCGCGGTGCACGTCCGGGGCGTGGTGGAGAAGATCGACTCGGCCGAGGAGACGCTGGGCGTGGTGCAGTCCACGGTGCGGGCTTTCGAGGGGGCGTTCGGCAACGGCTGGGACATGGACGGGTCGCTCGACTACTTCCGCAAGATCCTGCCCGGTGTGGGGGCCTTCCGGCTCAAGGTGACCGGGGCCGAGGGCATGTTCAAGCTCAGCCAGGAGCAGCCGGGCGAGGTGCGGGCTCGCGTGCAGGAGGCGTTCGGGCAGAGCGCGTGCACGTACAGGCGTGAGACCGCCGAGCTGATAGGCCGGCTGTCCTGA
- the argB gene encoding acetylglutamate kinase, whose product MSASPYPQPALLETHRDRPSERTALSKAHALVEALPWIARHHGKTVVIKFGGNAMVDAELKAAFAKDILFLRHAGLKPVVVHGGGPQISAQLQRLDLPSQFKDGLRVTTDEAMDVVRMVLAGQVQRELVGLLNEHGPHAVGMTGEDARLMTAVRRYAQTDGKSVDIGRVGEVARVDAGIVRDLVDNGRIPVISSIARAEDAKDAARGGVFNVNADTAAAALAAALDAEALLILTDVQGLYANWPHSDEVIPRLTAGELAGLLPGLAAGMIPKMEGCLHAVNNGVRTARVIDGRIKHCVLRQIFDGESAGTVVVPDDGAGFEAATA is encoded by the coding sequence ATGAGTGCTTCCCCCTATCCTCAGCCGGCTCTGCTGGAAACCCACCGCGACCGCCCCAGCGAGCGCACGGCCCTGTCCAAGGCCCATGCCCTCGTCGAGGCGCTGCCCTGGATCGCGCGCCACCACGGCAAGACCGTCGTCATCAAGTTCGGCGGTAACGCCATGGTCGACGCCGAACTGAAGGCGGCCTTCGCGAAGGACATCCTCTTTCTGCGGCATGCCGGCCTGAAACCCGTCGTGGTGCACGGCGGCGGCCCGCAGATCAGCGCCCAGCTCCAACGCCTCGACCTGCCCTCCCAGTTCAAGGACGGCCTGCGGGTCACCACCGACGAGGCCATGGATGTCGTACGGATGGTCCTCGCCGGGCAGGTGCAGCGCGAGCTCGTCGGGCTGCTCAACGAGCACGGCCCGCACGCGGTGGGCATGACGGGCGAGGACGCCCGTCTGATGACCGCTGTCAGGCGCTATGCGCAGACGGACGGCAAGTCGGTGGACATCGGCCGGGTCGGCGAGGTCGCCCGCGTCGACGCCGGGATCGTGCGGGACCTCGTCGACAACGGACGCATCCCCGTCATCTCCTCCATCGCCCGGGCCGAGGACGCCAAGGATGCCGCCAGGGGCGGTGTGTTCAACGTCAACGCCGACACCGCGGCCGCGGCCCTCGCCGCCGCGCTCGACGCCGAGGCCCTTCTCATCCTCACCGACGTCCAGGGCCTGTACGCGAACTGGCCGCACAGCGACGAGGTGATCCCCCGCCTCACCGCAGGCGAACTGGCCGGTCTGCTGCCCGGGCTGGCCGCCGGGATGATCCCCAAGATGGAGGGCTGCCTGCACGCCGTGAACAACGGGGTGCGCACGGCCCGCGTCATCGACGGCAGGATCAAGCACTGCGTCCTGCGGCAGATCTTCGACGGCGAGAGTGCCGGCACGGTGGTCGTACCGGACGACGGTGCGGGCTTCGAGGCAGCGACGGCATGA
- the argC gene encoding N-acetyl-gamma-glutamyl-phosphate reductase, whose amino-acid sequence MTVRAAVAGASGYAGGELLRLLLTHPEVEIGALTGHSSAGQRLGTLQPHLAPLAGREVRATTADALQGHDVVFLALPHGQSAAVAGQLGEQTLVIDCGADFRLADASDWETFYGSPHAGTWPYGLPELPGSRAALAGSRRIAVPGCYPTAVLLALFPLYAARLAEPEAVVVAASGTSGAGKAPRADLLGSEVMGSMRPYGVGGGHRHTPEMAQHLSAVAGRRVAVSFTPTLAPMPRGILATCSAAARPGVGAQDVRAAYEKALGDEPFVRLLPEGQWPSTAAVYGSNAAQIQVALDPAVGRIIAISAIDNLTKGTAGGAVQSMNTALGLPEGLGLSTIGVAP is encoded by the coding sequence ATGACAGTACGTGCAGCCGTGGCGGGAGCGAGTGGATACGCGGGGGGCGAGCTCCTCCGCCTGCTTCTGACCCACCCCGAAGTGGAGATCGGCGCGCTGACCGGGCACTCCAGCGCAGGACAGCGTCTGGGCACCCTGCAACCGCATCTTGCTCCGCTGGCCGGGCGCGAGGTACGGGCCACCACCGCCGACGCCCTCCAGGGACACGACGTGGTCTTCCTCGCCCTGCCGCACGGCCAGTCCGCCGCGGTCGCCGGGCAGCTGGGCGAGCAGACCCTCGTCATCGACTGCGGCGCGGACTTCCGTCTCGCCGACGCGAGTGACTGGGAGACGTTCTACGGCTCGCCGCACGCGGGCACCTGGCCCTACGGTCTGCCCGAACTACCGGGCTCACGCGCCGCGTTGGCGGGTTCGCGGCGTATCGCGGTGCCGGGCTGCTACCCGACCGCCGTCCTGCTGGCCCTCTTTCCCCTGTACGCGGCTCGGCTGGCCGAACCCGAGGCGGTGGTCGTCGCGGCGTCCGGCACGTCCGGCGCCGGCAAGGCGCCCAGGGCGGACCTGCTCGGCAGCGAGGTCATGGGATCCATGCGGCCCTACGGGGTGGGTGGCGGCCACCGGCACACCCCCGAGATGGCGCAGCACCTCAGCGCCGTGGCGGGCCGCCGGGTGGCGGTCTCCTTCACCCCGACCCTGGCCCCCATGCCCCGCGGCATCCTGGCCACCTGCTCGGCCGCGGCGCGGCCCGGGGTCGGCGCGCAGGACGTACGGGCCGCGTACGAGAAGGCGCTGGGCGACGAGCCCTTCGTACGGCTGCTGCCCGAGGGGCAGTGGCCCAGCACCGCAGCCGTGTACGGGTCGAACGCCGCGCAGATCCAGGTGGCCCTGGACCCGGCGGTCGGCCGGATCATCGCCATCAGCGCGATCGACAACCTCACCAAGGGCACCGCGGGCGGGGCCGTCCAGAGCATGAACACCGCCCTCGGTCTGCCCGAAGGACTGGGGCTTTCCACGATCGGAGTCGCACCGTGA
- a CDS encoding AfsR/SARP family transcriptional regulator, with product MEFQDERSGLRVLPTGAKQRALLAALVVKAGHDVSARRLIDELWGVHPPANAANALQIHVARLRRLLSRPAGQDADEKTRRPWIVTTPHGYTLRLTPAETDAARFRQLTEQGRRALPHAPGQTGELLDQALSLWRGPALQGSLLGDICADEAARLDELRLAALEMRCDAYLRTGRHGEIVGELAELATQHPTRERFYHLLMVALYRCGRQAEALAVYERARHRIRRELGVEPGPDLRDLMVQILHHDPALTGAAGPRPASPVQPRRTPAPADNTVRPLREEMDQLHRRIESLQQDQDQLLLRFRELTGATRGG from the coding sequence GTGGAATTCCAGGACGAGCGGAGCGGCCTGCGGGTTCTCCCCACGGGTGCCAAACAGCGTGCGCTGCTCGCGGCCCTGGTGGTGAAGGCCGGGCACGACGTCTCCGCGCGGCGGCTCATCGACGAGCTCTGGGGCGTTCATCCGCCCGCCAACGCGGCGAACGCGCTGCAGATCCATGTGGCCCGGCTGCGCCGGCTGCTGTCCCGCCCGGCGGGCCAGGACGCCGATGAGAAGACGCGGCGCCCATGGATCGTGACCACCCCGCACGGCTACACCCTGCGGCTCACGCCCGCCGAAACGGACGCGGCGCGCTTTCGGCAGCTGACCGAACAGGGCCGTCGGGCCCTGCCCCACGCCCCGGGGCAGACCGGTGAGCTGCTGGACCAGGCACTGTCACTGTGGCGTGGACCCGCACTGCAGGGGAGCCTGCTCGGCGACATCTGCGCGGACGAGGCGGCCCGGCTCGACGAGCTCCGGCTGGCCGCCCTGGAGATGAGGTGCGACGCGTATCTGCGCACCGGGCGCCACGGCGAGATCGTCGGCGAGCTGGCGGAGCTCGCCACCCAGCACCCCACCCGGGAACGGTTCTACCACCTGCTGATGGTCGCCCTGTACCGCTGCGGCCGGCAGGCGGAAGCGCTCGCCGTGTACGAACGGGCCCGCCACCGCATCAGGCGCGAGCTCGGCGTGGAGCCCGGCCCCGACCTGCGCGACCTGATGGTGCAGATTCTCCACCATGACCCGGCCCTCACCGGGGCGGCGGGCCCCCGCCCGGCCTCCCCGGTGCAGCCCCGCAGGACGCCCGCACCGGCCGACAACACGGTGCGCCCCCTCCGCGAGGAGATGGACCAGCTGCATCGCCGCATCGAGAGTCTGCAGCAGGATCAGGACCAACTACTGCTCCGTTTCAGGGAGTTGACTGGAGCAACGCGCGGCGGGTGA
- a CDS encoding thioesterase II family protein produces the protein MDSTRPALRLFVLHHAGGSHLLYRHWPAMLPDTWDVRLLDAPGHGLLLDRPQIADAGRLADFLLCRIAPRQTSPYALFGHSMGALIAYEITQRLVDRGLPLPVWVGLSGRPAPQLTGQGLGYHELPDAELRSRLRLLGGTPDEVFDDPDLWAVFDPMIRADMRLVDTWCPTPDHAPLPVALSAYAGVGDHAASPRRMAGWEEHTAHFLGLRVFDGGHFYFQNDPAPLLRQIEWDATAALDAAGATRTS, from the coding sequence ATGGACAGCACACGACCTGCCTTGCGCCTGTTCGTCCTGCACCACGCCGGGGGCTCACACCTGCTGTACCGTCACTGGCCGGCCATGCTGCCGGACACCTGGGACGTGCGACTGCTCGACGCCCCGGGCCACGGCCTGCTGCTCGACCGGCCGCAGATCGCTGACGCCGGCCGCCTCGCCGACTTCCTGCTCTGCCGTATCGCACCCCGACAGACCTCGCCCTACGCCCTGTTCGGGCACAGCATGGGCGCCCTCATCGCGTACGAGATCACCCAGCGGCTCGTCGACCGGGGGCTTCCGCTGCCGGTGTGGGTCGGTCTCTCCGGACGGCCGGCGCCGCAGCTCACGGGGCAGGGGCTCGGGTACCACGAGCTGCCGGACGCCGAGCTGCGCAGCCGCCTGAGGCTGCTCGGCGGCACACCCGACGAGGTCTTCGACGACCCCGACCTGTGGGCCGTGTTCGACCCGATGATCCGGGCGGACATGCGCCTGGTGGACACCTGGTGCCCCACTCCCGACCACGCTCCCCTGCCCGTGGCGCTGTCCGCGTACGCCGGCGTCGGGGACCACGCGGCGTCACCGCGGCGGATGGCCGGATGGGAGGAGCACACCGCACACTTCCTCGGCCTGCGGGTGTTCGACGGCGGCCACTTCTACTTCCAGAACGATCCCGCTCCGCTGCTGCGGCAGATCGAGTGGGACGCGACCGCGGCCCTGGACGCGGCGGGCGCGACGCGCACGTCCTGA
- a CDS encoding MbtH family protein: protein MSTNPFDDEDGRFFVVVNAEEQHSLWPVFTEVPAGWRVVFGEAAKAECLEYVEQNWTDLRPRTLREAMAAD, encoded by the coding sequence TTGAGCACGAACCCCTTCGATGACGAGGACGGCCGCTTCTTCGTCGTGGTCAACGCCGAGGAGCAGCACTCCCTGTGGCCGGTGTTCACCGAGGTGCCGGCCGGCTGGCGGGTGGTCTTCGGCGAGGCGGCCAAGGCCGAGTGCCTGGAGTACGTCGAGCAGAACTGGACCGACCTGCGCCCCAGGACGCTGCGCGAGGCCATGGCCGCGGACTGA
- a CDS encoding LmbU family transcriptional regulator, whose amino-acid sequence MRTASRSKAGPAGSSGEPVQRDVVLSFVGPQAKVQKSGMLLPQNLSERSWEQIGTNLRELVNSSAWWLADWLIYGEAAYGWRRYKEAIERTGLDYQTLRNYAWVARRFEHHRRRDSLSFAHHAEVTRLSPPEQDYWLRKAEQQKWSRNELRRAVRASLAAQNDTAEIPPGGGAEQQDVPQLANSAAAERRKQKVTRLTIELSAGQLDLYSKAAAAHGMPVDKWVAQVLEAADQRPPEQRTA is encoded by the coding sequence GTGAGAACCGCGAGCAGATCCAAGGCCGGGCCGGCGGGCAGCAGCGGTGAGCCCGTGCAACGCGATGTGGTCCTGTCCTTCGTGGGGCCACAGGCCAAGGTGCAGAAGTCGGGCATGCTCCTCCCGCAGAACCTGTCGGAGCGGTCCTGGGAGCAGATCGGCACCAATCTGCGCGAGCTCGTGAACTCCTCGGCGTGGTGGCTCGCCGACTGGCTCATCTACGGGGAGGCCGCCTACGGGTGGCGGCGGTACAAGGAGGCCATCGAGCGGACCGGCCTCGACTACCAGACCCTGCGCAACTACGCCTGGGTGGCCCGCCGGTTCGAGCACCACCGCAGGCGGGACAGCCTCAGCTTCGCCCACCACGCCGAGGTCACCCGGCTGTCCCCGCCGGAGCAGGACTACTGGCTGCGCAAGGCCGAACAGCAGAAGTGGTCGCGCAACGAGCTCCGCAGGGCGGTGCGCGCCAGCCTGGCCGCGCAGAACGACACGGCCGAGATCCCCCCGGGCGGTGGCGCCGAGCAGCAGGACGTGCCCCAGCTCGCCAACTCGGCCGCCGCCGAGCGGCGCAAGCAGAAGGTCACCCGGCTCACCATCGAACTGTCCGCCGGTCAGCTGGATCTCTACTCGAAGGCCGCTGCCGCACACGGGATGCCCGTCGACAAATGGGTGGCCCAGGTCCTCGAAGCCGCCGATCAGCGGCCCCCTGAGCAGCGGACCGCCTGA